Proteins encoded in a region of the Hydrogenispora ethanolica genome:
- a CDS encoding alpha-glucuronidase family glycosyl hydrolase: MNALIRDAGYRCWLRYEQIRDEKLLEEYRTWCASVVFRPGTPVLCSAKEELIGAIKSLLAVEVALSASPNRDKFIMVGKIGSHSVIDCETGGIEAERLGSQGFVVKTVKKPEYQFILIAAGSDQGILYGVFHFLRLLQMQREIGNLNIHEAPVNPLRMIDHWDNLDGTVERGYAGKSIFYEQNHLRDTGHRIRDYARLLASLGINAVVINNVNVHREETGLIRGRLSMVVKMAGIFRNYGMKVFLSINFAAPIELGDFATADPLDGEVKEWWRKQVQEIYRRIPDFGGFLVKADSEHRPGPFTYHRNHAEGANMLAEVLKPFGGLLIWRCFVYNCTQDWRDQTTDRAKAAYDNFQPLDDLFQENVILQIKNGPMDFQVREPVSPLFGGMERTNQMIELQITQEYTGQQRHLCYLVPQWKEILDFDTYARGEGSTVKKIVSGGLFQRKNAGFAGVANIGDDPNWTGHDLAQANLYGFGRLAWNPDLTAAELAEEWIRMSFSNDQTVIDAISSMLHTSWQIYESYTAPLGIGWMVNPNYHYGPNVDGYEYSRWGTYHRADSKGIGIDRTVKSGTGFAGQYQAKNALMYESSASCPEELLLFFHHVPYFQRLKSGETVIQHIYNTHFDGVEKVTELKEKWLQLQNLIGDERFARVLARLDEQLEHAKEWRDVINSYFYRKTGIPDELGRKIF; the protein is encoded by the coding sequence ATGAATGCGTTGATACGAGATGCGGGGTATCGATGCTGGTTGCGATATGAGCAAATCCGGGATGAAAAGTTACTGGAGGAATACCGGACATGGTGCGCCAGCGTTGTTTTTCGGCCGGGAACCCCGGTGCTCTGTTCGGCCAAGGAAGAATTGATAGGTGCCATCAAAAGCCTGCTGGCTGTGGAAGTGGCGCTCTCCGCCAGTCCAAACCGGGACAAATTCATCATGGTGGGAAAAATCGGCAGCCATTCCGTGATTGACTGTGAGACGGGCGGTATCGAGGCGGAGCGGCTCGGATCGCAAGGGTTTGTGGTGAAGACTGTTAAAAAACCGGAGTACCAGTTTATTTTGATCGCAGCTGGAAGCGACCAGGGGATTTTATACGGCGTATTCCATTTTTTGCGATTGCTGCAGATGCAACGGGAGATTGGGAATCTTAATATTCATGAGGCGCCGGTGAATCCGCTGCGGATGATCGATCACTGGGATAATCTGGACGGCACCGTCGAAAGAGGTTATGCCGGAAAGTCTATCTTTTACGAGCAAAACCATTTAAGGGATACCGGGCATAGGATCCGGGATTATGCCAGGCTGCTGGCATCGTTAGGGATAAACGCCGTGGTCATCAATAACGTTAACGTGCATCGGGAAGAAACAGGGTTAATCCGTGGCAGGCTGAGTATGGTCGTCAAAATGGCCGGTATATTTCGCAATTATGGGATGAAAGTGTTTCTCAGCATCAACTTTGCCGCTCCTATCGAATTGGGTGATTTCGCGACCGCCGATCCCCTGGATGGCGAGGTCAAGGAGTGGTGGCGGAAGCAGGTCCAAGAGATTTACCGGCGGATTCCCGATTTTGGCGGTTTTCTGGTTAAGGCCGATTCCGAACACCGCCCCGGCCCTTTTACTTATCACCGGAACCATGCCGAAGGCGCCAATATGTTAGCCGAGGTTTTAAAACCGTTCGGCGGCTTACTGATATGGCGGTGTTTTGTTTACAATTGCACTCAGGACTGGCGTGATCAGACTACTGACAGAGCGAAAGCGGCTTATGACAATTTTCAACCCTTGGACGACCTTTTCCAGGAGAATGTGATCCTGCAGATTAAGAACGGGCCTATGGATTTCCAGGTGCGGGAACCGGTATCTCCGCTATTTGGGGGAATGGAGCGGACCAATCAGATGATCGAATTGCAAATTACCCAGGAGTATACCGGGCAACAACGGCATTTATGCTACCTTGTCCCCCAATGGAAGGAAATATTGGACTTCGATACGTATGCGAGGGGAGAGGGGTCAACCGTAAAAAAGATTGTTTCCGGTGGTTTGTTTCAAAGAAAAAATGCCGGTTTTGCCGGTGTGGCGAATATCGGGGACGATCCCAACTGGACCGGGCATGATCTCGCCCAGGCCAATCTTTACGGATTCGGCCGTTTAGCCTGGAACCCGGATTTGACTGCGGCTGAACTCGCTGAAGAATGGATCCGGATGAGCTTCAGTAATGATCAAACCGTAATCGATGCCATCTCTTCCATGTTGCACACTTCCTGGCAAATCTATGAAAGCTATACGGCGCCGTTGGGGATTGGCTGGATGGTGAATCCGAACTATCATTATGGGCCGAATGTGGATGGCTATGAATACTCCCGCTGGGGTACCTATCATCGCGCTGATAGTAAGGGGATTGGGATTGACCGCACTGTGAAATCGGGGACCGGCTTTGCCGGGCAATATCAGGCAAAAAATGCGCTGATGTATGAATCCTCCGCTAGCTGCCCGGAGGAATTATTGCTGTTTTTTCACCATGTGCCGTATTTCCAGCGGTTGAAGTCAGGTGAAACCGTCATTCAGCATATCTATAATACTCATTTTGACGGGGTGGAAAAGGTGACCGAGCTCAAAGAGAAA